The region GGTGGCCGATGTTGCTGGTCAGCGAGTCGACCGGGCGCTTGTCCCGGTCCAGCGCCAGGGCCGGGTACGGGCCGTCGTGGCCGTCGACCCAGAACCGGTCGCGGAACCGTGCCGCGAGCGTGCCGGCGTAGTCGAGCCAGCGCTGCGCGCCGGGTCGGCCGAACGCGTCGAGCAGGGCGGCGCCCTGGACCGCCGCCTGGTACGCGTAGCCCTGCACCTCGGCCAGGGCGATCGGGGCGTGGGCGAGCGAGCCGTCGCGGAAGCGTACGGAGTCGAAGGAGTCCTTCCAGCCCTGGTTGGCCAGGCCCCGGCCGCTGGTGTCGACGTACTCGACGAAGCCGTCCCCGTCGGCGTCGGCGTGGTCGGTGAGCCAACCGAGTGCCGCCTCCAGGGCGGGCAGCAGGTCGGCGACCTCGTTGTCGGGCAGGCCCCAGCGCCAGGCGTCGTGCAGCAGGTTGACCCAGAGCATGGTGGCGTCGACGGTGCCGTAGTAGGCGGCGGGCAGGTGCAGGCCGTTGCCGGCGACGGTGAACTCGTCCCGGCGCAGCTCGTGCATGATCTTGCCGGGGGCCTCGCCGGAGTTGGCGTCGATCTTCGTTCCCTGCCGGCGGGCGAGCACCCGCAGCGTGCTCGCGGCCAGGTCGGTGCCGAGCGGCAGCATCATCCTGGCCGCCCAGAGGCTGTCCCGGCCGAACAGGGTGAGGAACCAGGGCACCCCGGCGCCGAGGAAGACGTCCTGCGGGTTGCCGGCCTCGGCCAGCCGCAGGCCGCGCAGGTCGTCCAGGGAACGGTCGAGCAGTCGGGTCAGTCGTCGGTCGTCGGCCCGCACCTCGGGGCGGGACCAGGCCGGTTCTGCGGGCGGTGTGACGACGACGGCGCGCGGGTCGTCGACCAGCAGCCGCCAGCGCAGTACGGCCGACGTACGCGGGGCCAGTTCGATCGGCCAGACCAGCCGGGCGGTGCCGTCACCGACGACGGTGGCCACCGTCCCGTCCGGCGCACCCCCGCCGGTGCCGTTCACCGTGCCGGTAGTCGCACCGGCGGACGCGCCGATCGTTGCGCCGCTGACGGCCGGTTCGCCGGCGGACGCGCCGATCGTTGCGCCGGTGACCGCCGGTTCGCCGGTCACCAGGACGGTGATCCCGTCGCCGGTCCAGCTGAGCTGGCCGGGCGCGCCGCTCTTGGCCTCCAGATCGACGGTTGCCCCGCCGGACTTGACCACCTCGATCGGGGCCAGGTCGCAGCCGAGGTCGAGGCTGATCTCGGCCCGGACGGGTGCGGTGGCGGTGGAGAAGACGCGGATCTCCTCGGTGAGCCCGCGCGGGGTCATCCGGCGGATCCGGTCGATCCGTACGGTCGGGTCGGGGGTTCCGTCGCCGAGCCAGCGGACCAGCGAGACGAACCGGGCGCCGTGCGGGCTGTCGGTCCCGTGGGTGATCGACTCGGGTTCGCGGCCGTCGACGAGGAGTTCGGCGCGGGCCAGCACCCGGGCGTCGGCGTGGAACACGCCCTGTACGCCGGCCGGCCGGATCTGCCCGTCCCGGCCGCTCAGGGTGCTGGTCGGAGCCAGTACGACACCGACGAGATCGTGCAGCAACGGTTGCAGGTGGCGGTTGGTCACGAGGAGCTCCTGAGCGGGGGGCAGGGCGTTGACGACCCTTGACAAGTCGTTCCGGGCGGTGCAACATGCGAAACATTCCAGAAACTTGAACGATCCAATAATGCCCCATCACAGTTTGAACGTTCAAGACGGGAGGAGGGATTCATGACACAGAAAGTGACCATCGCGACAGTGGCCCGGCGCGCCGGAGTGAGTCGCCAGACCGTCTCGAACGTGATCCACAGCCCGGAGATCGTTCGCGAGGAGACCCGGGAACGGGTCCGGGAGGCCATCTCCACCCTCGGCTACCGGGCCAGTCAGGCGGCCCGGCAGATGCGTACCGGGCGCTCGCAGTTGATCGCGGTGCGGATCGAACCGACCCGCGACGGGATCAACGGCTCGGTGCTCGACCGCTTCCTGCACGGGCTGACCGAGGCGGCCGGCGAGGCCGGCTACCGGGTGATGCTCTACACCGCCGAGGACCCGGCCACCGAGATCGCCACCTACGACGACCTGCTCGGCGCGTACGACCTGGACGCGTTCGTGCTCACCGGCACCGACCACGGCGACATCCGGACCGCCTGGCTGGCCGAGCGGAAGGTGCCCTTCGTCACCTTCGGCCGATCCTGGGACGCGCCCGAGCGCTACCCGTGGGTCGACGTGGACGGGGCCGCCGGCACCGCCGCAGCCACCACTCACCTGGTCACTCTCGGTCACCAGCGGATAGCCTTCATTGGCTGGCCGGCTGGTTCCGGGGTGGGCGACAACCGCCGTGCCGGCTGGGCGTCGACCGTACGGGCGACCGGCGCCGACCCGACCGAACTCGACCGGGAAACCGCAGACGGCATCACACAGGGTGAGGCGATGGCGCACCAACTGCTCGACCTTTCGGAACCGCCGACCGCGGTGGTCTGCGCCAGTGACTCGCTGGCGCTCGGCGCGGTGCAGGCGGTCCGGGCCCGTGGCGCGTCCGTCGCGGTCACCGGCTTCGACGACACCCCGGTCGCCCAGGCGATCGGGCTGACCAGCGTGAGCCAGCCGCTGGCCCAGGCGGCGGCGAGCTGCGTGGACCTGCTGGCCGGCGTACTCGACGGCGGCGGTAGCCCGGACGACGCCACCGGCCCGGCCCAGGTGCTGCTGACGCCGTCGCTGGTCATCCGGCACTCCGGCTGACCGCACCCCCTACCGCACACCCCCGGTACGACGTACCACCGGTACAACCCACCCCCCACCAGGAGATTGACATGGCACGACGATTCATCCGGCGCTCGGCTGTGGCGGGCGTCGCCGTGGCGGCGCTGTTCGGTTCCGCCGCCTGTGGCGGCGGCTTCGAGGACGACAAGTCCGACAGCCCCCAGAGCAGTGGCCCGGCCAGCATCCAGATCCTGATCGGCTCGTCCGGCGAGGCCGAGACCAAGGCGGTCCAGGACGCGGCGACCGCGTGGGCCACCAGCTCCGGCAACACCGCGACGGTCACCCCGGCGCAGGACCTCACCCAGCAGCTCGGCCAGGCGCTTGCCGGCGGCACCCCGCCGGACGTCTTCTACGTCGACGCCGGCCGCTTCGCCGACTACGCCAGCGTCGGCGCGCTGGAGCCGTACGGGGACAAGCTTGCCGACGGTGGTGACTTCTACGACAGCCTGCGCAAGACGTTCACCTACGACGGCAAGTTCTACTGCGCGCCGAAGGACTTCTCCACCCTCGCCCTCCAGATCAACACCGAGCTGTGGACCAAGGCCGGGCTGACCGACGCCGACATCCCGACCACCTGGGAGCAGCTCACCACCACCGCCCAGAAGATCAAGGCCAAGGGCATCACCCCGCTCGCGATCGGTGACACCCGTGACCGGGTCGGCGCCTTCCTCGCCCAGGCCGGCGGCTGGATCACCAGCCCGGACGGCAAGCAGGCCACCGCCGACAGCCCGGCCAACCTCCAGGCCCTGGAGTACGTCAAGACCCTGCTCGCCGGTGGTCTGGCGCAGTACCCGAAGCAGCTCGACGCCGGCTGGGCCGGTGAGGCCTTCGGTAAGGGCAAGGTCGCGATGACCATCGAGGGCAACTGGATCAAGGGCGGTCTGCAAAACGAC is a window of Micromonospora sp. NBC_01699 DNA encoding:
- a CDS encoding glycogen debranching N-terminal domain-containing protein, yielding MTNRHLQPLLHDLVGVVLAPTSTLSGRDGQIRPAGVQGVFHADARVLARAELLVDGREPESITHGTDSPHGARFVSLVRWLGDGTPDPTVRIDRIRRMTPRGLTEEIRVFSTATAPVRAEISLDLGCDLAPIEVVKSGGATVDLEAKSGAPGQLSWTGDGITVLVTGEPAVTGATIGASAGEPAVSGATIGASAGATTGTVNGTGGGAPDGTVATVVGDGTARLVWPIELAPRTSAVLRWRLLVDDPRAVVVTPPAEPAWSRPEVRADDRRLTRLLDRSLDDLRGLRLAEAGNPQDVFLGAGVPWFLTLFGRDSLWAARMMLPLGTDLAASTLRVLARRQGTKIDANSGEAPGKIMHELRRDEFTVAGNGLHLPAAYYGTVDATMLWVNLLHDAWRWGLPDNEVADLLPALEAALGWLTDHADADGDGFVEYVDTSGRGLANQGWKDSFDSVRFRDGSLAHAPIALAEVQGYAYQAAVQGAALLDAFGRPGAQRWLDYAGTLAARFRDRFWVDGHDGPYPALALDRDKRPVDSLTSNIGHLLGTGLLTADESAQVAAALATPGLAGGYGLRTMSATDGGFSPLSYHCGSIWAHDTAIVIAGLAREGYTTPAAHLAEGLLQAAEAFDYRLPELISGDDRATLGRPAPYPAACQPQAWSAAAAVVLLQAAVGLYPDVPAGVVRLRPLHGAPLGAVSARRLRVAGAPVDVSVDRAGVATVTGLPAGLTVLDER
- a CDS encoding substrate-binding domain-containing protein codes for the protein MTQKVTIATVARRAGVSRQTVSNVIHSPEIVREETRERVREAISTLGYRASQAARQMRTGRSQLIAVRIEPTRDGINGSVLDRFLHGLTEAAGEAGYRVMLYTAEDPATEIATYDDLLGAYDLDAFVLTGTDHGDIRTAWLAERKVPFVTFGRSWDAPERYPWVDVDGAAGTAAATTHLVTLGHQRIAFIGWPAGSGVGDNRRAGWASTVRATGADPTELDRETADGITQGEAMAHQLLDLSEPPTAVVCASDSLALGAVQAVRARGASVAVTGFDDTPVAQAIGLTSVSQPLAQAAASCVDLLAGVLDGGGSPDDATGPAQVLLTPSLVIRHSG
- a CDS encoding sugar ABC transporter substrate-binding protein, with amino-acid sequence MARRFIRRSAVAGVAVAALFGSAACGGGFEDDKSDSPQSSGPASIQILIGSSGEAETKAVQDAATAWATSSGNTATVTPAQDLTQQLGQALAGGTPPDVFYVDAGRFADYASVGALEPYGDKLADGGDFYDSLRKTFTYDGKFYCAPKDFSTLALQINTELWTKAGLTDADIPTTWEQLTTTAQKIKAKGITPLAIGDTRDRVGAFLAQAGGWITSPDGKQATADSPANLQALEYVKTLLAGGLAQYPKQLDAGWAGEAFGKGKVAMTIEGNWIKGGLQNDFPDVKYTVHPLPAGPKGKGTLSFTNCWGIAAKSQHKEQAIKFVEAMTSVDQQMAFAKAFGVMPSRQAARDQYTQAFPADKPFIDGAEYAQGPVNAPKMDSVLVDFDAQLSALASTDPKTILANLQKNATATLGG